The following proteins come from a genomic window of Henningerozyma blattae CBS 6284 chromosome 4, complete genome:
- the MIL1 gene encoding Mil1p (similar to Saccharomyces cerevisiae YFL034W; ancestral locus Anc_8.32) — protein sequence MSDLEEDLGVQLKGFSISNNGESRFRRNKKNQLSSLDDHNDLGSDLGSFLNKEPSSINNDADLGLGIYHASTTPSSMNINTNTNRNNSSTSKKSDTHNYTGSLDGDLGDVRDLSSLTMNNFSTSNSITFKKATTFSSTPSKEVLALPDDDSIDSNGLTHNFNTNKEIPTNRSIIGLDHQDKQDHSHSFQEKHDEELKKLDNSSHVIKTEASALNNTKINTLESINLHVTSYKSTKNNISIQVQDNLSELQKDGVSPIDVEPTNDNQKPDSDSDSDSDSGWQNMETIASYNVYNQKGELEIKNYKDTLKEQEEEQVQVEANKKMAGFSYTKVGGESQAQRSFTSNRKTDFLFNHKALQKLNADRSIKDDVELSTSETDSEFYDEYEDDIAPNDYLTTSNQLNVTKTLLNDKEKLAYAGSINVLANQMCADLAKVCLCVDIKSHKKLARRLQFAQKDIASWKLDILSRLYEHLDVPEEDVQVIEKLSLHGIRLEDLCKCLKTTQNVENPLNKDDTDDLDDIDEESTSLSKTNSKDNENNEINNDNDKTNNDYKDKNQKGNKTTIHPTDKAGTDISPVHSNKIANKTLEAINVGSNDVANKTLESINTTERFIETQTETSASKISDETGDIADWRISALGGSIIPETSSSNISPKPVAQQSLFESNPFADSSSPLSGNEHDNNDTRNPFSDSNALVKKIDGPVDESSDTKSTTYSDFHAAVPTTVIDPANVMDQNEINIDVAWTIICDLFLILLQKSVYDSRSRTLLIKFAKVLNISKMEINEFEKRITDSLDMEQSTEEQQWNELKHMKDRRKENRRKKMMYVGLAMVGGSLVLGLSGGLLAPVIGAGVAAGLSTIGITGASSFITGAGGTAIVAVTSTAIGANIGRKGMKRRMGSVRTFEFRPLHNNRRVNLIVTVSGWMIGNEDDVRLPFSTVDPVEGDLYSLLWEPEMLKSTGQTINIVATEVFTQAIQQVLGATILTAFMAAIQWPLALSKLGYIIDNPWNVSLDRAWAAGLILADTLISKNLGQRPITLIGFSLGSRVIFSCLVELCRKKAMGLVENVILFGTPTVRNKQHLVMARSAVSGRFINGYSDKDWVLAYLFRATAGGFSAVMGISPIDNIEGIENFNCTELVDGHMAYRKNMPKLLKELGIAVTSEEFAEIEESMDPNEIQKQRKLVHDVDAAQQKLLKKGKKRNSWLPTWMKPKKTKWQTMVEEAVEEANDTDLNGESVTSNEPKTSEDKDESQKKNDPAIVDHSALMIEVQRIKAAMHEDLLRHEAELRKNQEATLSPAVANLDNGNMNSTNTTTGVNIKQTITTDQISEQEVVTPNPNFSLDSNSKSTTIVQLGTNSTMSSPHIQSPNHFQLMGAGRPILPKDDDMYMRRKDVKYEFPDDI from the coding sequence ATTTAGGGTCATTTCTGAACAAGGAGCCGTCTAGTATTAACAATGATGCCGATTTGGGTTTGGGTATATATCATGCTTCTACGACTCCAAGTTCaatgaatattaatactaatacAAACCGTAATAATAGTAGCACATCTAAAAAAAGCGATACCCACAATTACACTGGATCTCTTGATGGGGATTTGGGTGATGTTCGTGATTTATCTTCGTTAACTATGAATAATTTCTCAACTTCGAATTCAATCACATTTAAGAAGGCCACTACTTTTTCTTCAACTCCTTCTAAAGAAGTGTTAGCACTTCCTGATGATGATAGTATAGACAGTAATGGCTTGACTCacaattttaatacaaaCAAAGAGATACCTACTAATAGATCAATTATAGGCTTGGACCATCAAGATAAGCAAGACCATTCACATTCGTTTCAAGAAAAGCATGATGaggaattaaaaaaattagataacTCTTCGCATGTTATTAAAACTGAAGCCTCTgcattaaataatactaaaatTAATACTCTAGAGAGTATAAATCTGCATGTTACTTCATATAAATCTacgaaaaataatatctcTATACAAGTACAAGACAATTTATCAGAATTACAAAAGGACGGTGTGTCACCAATCGATGTTGAGCCAACTAATGACAACCAAAAGCCTGATTCTGATTCTGATTCTGATTCTGACTCAGGCTGGCAAAATATGGAAACAATTGCCTCCTATAATGTTTATAATCAAAAAGGTGAactagaaattaaaaattataaagaCACTCTAAAAGAACAAGAGGAAGAACAAGTGCAAGTAGAAGCAAATAAGAAAATGGCAGGTTTCAGTTACACGAAAGTGGGTGGTGAAAGCCAAGCTCAGAGATCCTTCACTTCTAATAGAAAGACAGACTTTTTATTCAATCATAAAGCTCTACAAAAACTGAATGCTGATAGATCGATTAAAGATGATGTAGAATTATCAACCTCGGAAACAGATTCAGAATTTTATGATGAatatgaagatgatataGCGCCCAATGATTATTTAACAACAAGTAATCAATTGAATGTAACAAAGACTCTGTTAAATGACAAAGAGAAATTAGCATATGCTGGTTCCATTAATGTTCTCGCAAATCAAATGTGTGCAGATCTGGCCAAAGTATGTTTATGTGTAGATATCAAATCACATAAGAAATTAGCGCGTCGTTTACAATTTGCACAAAAAGATATAGCATCCTGGAAACTAGATATATTGTCACGATTATATGAACATTTAGATGTTCCTGAAGAAGATGTGCAAgtcattgaaaaattatcattgcATGGTATTAGACTAGAAGATTTATGTAAATGTTTAAAAACAACTCAAAATGTCGAAAATCCgttaaataaagatgataCGGATGATTTGGACGATATAGATGAGGAATCAACTAGTTTATCCAAAACCAATTCCAaggataatgaaaataatgaaataaataatgataatgataagaCTAATAACGattataaagataaaaatcaaaaaggTAATAAAACTACAATACATCCTACTGATAAGGCTGGTACTGATATATCGCCTGTGCACTCTAATAAAATAGCAAATAAAACATTAGAAGCTATCAATGTTGGATCTAATGATGTCGCTAATAAAACCTTGGAAAGTATCAATACTACAGAGAGATTTATAGAAACTCAAACTGAAACTTCGGCTTCTAAAATATCAGACGAAACTGGTGATATAGCAGATTGGAGAATATCAGCCTTGGGTGGTTCAATTATTCCTGAGACATCATCTTCCAATATTTCCCCAAAGCCTGTGGCTCAACAAAGTTTATTTGAGTCAAATCCATTTGCAGATTCATCGAGTCCTTTATCGGGCAATGAgcatgataataatgatactaGAAATCCTTTTAGTGATAGTAATGCCCTAGTAAAAAAGATAGATGGCCCTGTTGATGAGTCAAGTGATACAAAATCAACAACATATTCAGACTTCCATGCTGCAGTTCCTACAACTGTTATAGATCCAGCTAACGTTATGGATCAAAATGAGATAAATATCGATGTTGCTTGGACGATTATCTGTGacttatttttaattctattaCAAAAGTCAGTTTATGATTCACGGTCCAGAACTTTACTTATTAAGTTTGCTAAAGTTTTAAACATATCAAAAATGGAgattaatgaatttgaaaagcGTATTACAGATTCACTGGATATGGAGCAATCCACAGAAGAACAACAATGGAATGAATTAAAGCATATGAAAGATAGAAGAAAGGAgaatagaagaaaaaaaatgatgtATGTTGGTCTTGCCATGGTTGGTGGTTCATTAGTCTTGGGTTTATCTGGTGGTTTATTAGCTCCTGTCATTGGTGCTGGTGTTGCAGCTGGTCTTTCAACAATCGGTATCACGGGGGCCAGTTCCTTCATAACAGGTGCAGGTGGTACTGCAATCGTTGCTGTGACTAGTACAGCCATTGGTGCAAACATTGGTAGGAAAGGTATGAAGAGAAGAATGGGTAGCGTTCGTACTTTTGAATTCCGTCCACTGCATAATAATCGTCGTGTCAATTTAATTGTAACTGTTTCTGGCTGGATGATTGGTAATGAGGATGATGTGCGTCTACCATTTTCAACAGTTGATCCTGTAGAAGGTGATTTATACTCTCTTTTATGGGAACCAGAAATGTTAAAGTCCACTGGTCAAACAATTAATATTGTGGCAACAGAAGTTTTTACACAAGCCATCCAACAAGTGTTGGGGGCTACCATCCTTACTGCATTTATGGCTGCAATCCAATGGCCTTTAgctttatcaaaattagGTTATATCATTGATAACCCCTGGAATGTTTCTTTAGATAGAGCTTGGGCTGCTGGGTTAATTCTAGCGGATACGTTAATTTCCAAGAATCTAGGGCAACGTCCaattactttaattggatTTTCCTTGGGTTCGAGAGTCATATTTTCATGTCTTGTTGAACTTTGTAGAAAAAAAGCGATGGGCTTAGTTGAAAatgttatattatttggtaCACCCACAGTTCGGAATAAGCAGCATTTAGTCATGGCTAGATCTGCAGTCAGTGgtagatttattaatggaTACTCTGATAAGGATTGGGTTTTAGCATATTTATTCAGAGCTACAGCTGGTGGTTTTAGTGCTGTTATGGGGATTTCtccaattgataatattgaagGTATCGAGAATTTTAATTGCACAGAATTAGTTGATGGTCATATGGCATATCGTAAAAATATGCCAAAACTATTAAAAGAGTTAGGCATTGCAGTGACAAGCGAAGAGTTTGCAGAAATTGAAGAGAGTATGGACCCAAATGAAATACAAAAGCAAAGAAAATTAGTTCACGATGTAGATGCAGCTCAACAAAAGTTGTTAAAGAAGGGTAAGAAACGTAATAGTTGGCTACCAACTTGGATGAAAccaaagaaaacaaaatgGCAAACAATGGTAGAAGAGGCTGTCGAAGAGGCTAATGATACCGATTTGAATGGTGAATCAGTTACTTCTAACGAACCCAAAACTTCGGAGGATAAGGACGAAtcacaaaagaaaaatgatcCGGCCATTGTTGATCATAGTGCGCTAATGATTGAAGTACAGAGGATCAAAGCAGCAATGCATGAAGATCTTTTAAGACATGAAGCTGAATTACGTAAGAATCAAGAAGCTACTCTATCACCAGCTGTTGctaatttagataatggAAATATGAATAGCACTAATACTACAACAGGCGTTAATATTAAGCAGACAATTACCACTGACCAGATAAGCGAACAAGAAGTTGTGACGCCAAATCCTAATTTTTCCTTAGATAGCAATTCTAAAAGTACTACAATTGTTCAACTAGGTACAAATAGCACTATGTCTTCACCACATATCCAAAGTCCAAACCATTTCCAATTAATGGGTGCTGGTAGACCCATTTTACCAAAAGATGATGACATGTATATGCGTCGTAAGGATGTTAAATACGAATTTCCCGATgacatttaa
- the TBLA0D02470 gene encoding bZIP transcription factor (similar to Saccharomyces cerevisiae HAC1 (YFL031W); ancestral locus Anc_8.36), translated as MLATSSSSKVVIPPDFKFTLPPRKRARTKEEKEQRRIERVLRNRKAAYASREKKRRYIKFLEKRSKIMENIMGKLENRLETIFKDDKTGLTLVSDYRDCLKLEKEENEKYNREKHNNEKNTLSLYEQHILKGNEDEDKTEHATANSESELENRNNEERFNESKYSIDSSTANTLDQIKKEVDDSFVFPCSFNKEQDIPQQNAFPDMKKPVWPSSTNFQNLYDPNIFPQTNNKINTNMNISPASSISSISSFQVQNGGFQNEFWNPNWLLLQQKTQSRIQNVLPNYYTNNMNNTMLMNTSISSDVPDSPAEFNLTPVSASSSPTEISQSNEDISSMSIQKDIPFEEQPTVSFGENIINLQPNHQRRFSFSELGNINFQQMMSSNGTF; from the coding sequence ATGTTAGCCACATCATCCTCCAGTAAAGTTGTGATTCCTCCAGATTTTAAGTTTACATTACCTCCACGTAAAAGAGCAAGAACAAAGGAAGAAAAGGAGCAAAGAAGAATTGAGAGGGTACTAAGAAATAGAAAGGCTGCTTATGCAAgtagagaaaaaaaaagaagatataTAAAGTTCTTGGAAAAGAGAAGTAAAATaatggaaaatattatgggtaaattagaaaatagaTTGgaaacaatatttaaagatgatAAAACAGGTTTGACTTTAGTTAGTGATTACAGAGATTGCCTAAAACTcgaaaaagaagaaaatgaaaaatataatagagAAAAGcataataatgaaaaaaatactttaaGTCTTTATGAACAGCATATTTTAAAGGGAAATGAAGACGAGGATAAAACTGAGCATGCTACTGCTAATTCAGAATCTGAATTGGAAAATCGTAATAATGAGGAACGCTTTAatgaatcaaaatattccatTGATTCAAGTACAGCTAATACTTTAGaccaaattaaaaaagagGTAGACGATTCTTTCGTCTTTCCATGCTCTTTTAACAAAGAGCAAGATATTCCACAACAAAATGCATTTCCAGACATGAAAAAACCAGTTTGGCCAAGTTCCACAAACTTTCAAAACTTATACGACCCAAATATTTTCCCtcaaactaataataaaattaataccaATATGAATATATCCCCTGcatcttcaatttcaagCATTTCTTCCTTTCAAGTCCAGAACGGTGGCTTCCAGAATGAGTTTTGGAACCCAAACTGGCTTTTACTCCAACAAAAAACTCAAAGTAGAATTCAGAACGTTTTACCAAATTATTACACAAATAACATGAATAACACAATGTTAATGAATACCAGCATTTCAAGTGATGTTCCTGATTCTCCAGCTGAGTTTAACTTGACTCCAGTCTCCGCAAGTTCCTCTCCAACTGAAATATCACAATCTAACGAAGATATTTCTTCAATGAGCATTCAAAAAGATATCCCTTTTGAAGAACAGCCTACAGTTTCTTTCGGtgaaaatatcattaatttaCAACCTAATCATCAAAGAAGATTTAGTTTTTCAGAATTAggtaatattaattttcaaCAAATGATGTCTAGCAACGGTACGTTCTAA
- the SHM2 gene encoding glycine hydroxymethyltransferase SHM2 (similar to Saccharomyces cerevisiae SHM2 (YLR058C); ancestral locus Anc_8.38), whose product MNVNYALSKEHKAMMSSHLNQTDPELEFMIKKEIYRQQSSIDLIASENCTSTSVLDALGTPLLNKYSEGYPGTRYYGGNEYIDEIELLCQKRALIAFRLDPKKWGVNVQALSGSPANLEVYQAIMKPHDRLMGLYLPDGGHLSHGYFTENRKISAVAIYFESFPYRLDQTTGLIDYDALEQNALIYRPKVIVSGPTSYCRLIDYKRLKKIADKCNAYLMVDMSHISGLVAGGVIPSPFDYADIVTTTTHKSLRGPRGAMIFYRRGARSWNKKTNEPIYYDLENPINFSVFPGHQGGPHNHTIAAIATALKQAATPQFQEYQRQVLINAKALESEFKKWGYNLVSNGTDSHMMLLNVRDKGTDGARVEYVCEKIAIVLNKNAIPGDKSALLPGGARIGTPAMTSRGMDEAAFCKIVQYIDKAINFAVNVQRSLPPELFRLRDFKSAVNARLEELLPLKKEIQEWAMQYPLPV is encoded by the coding sequence ATGAACGTGAACTATGCTTTGTCAAAAGAACATAAGGCGATGATGTCATCACACCTAAATCAAACTGACCCTGAACTAGAATTTatgataaagaaagaaatatatagacAACAATCTTCCATTGATCTCATTGCATCAGAAAACTGTACCTCCACATCTGTTCTTGATGCATTGGGAACTCCGttgttaaataaatattcgGAAGGGTACCCAGGTACCAGATACTACGGAGGgaatgaatatattgatgaaaTCGAACTATTATGCCAAAAAAGAGCGCTTATTGCGTTTCGTCTGGATCCTAAAAAGTGGGGTGTTAATGTTCAAGCATTATCTGGGAGTCCAGCCAATTTAGAAGTCTATCAAGCTATTATGAAACCTCATGATAGATTAATGGGCTTATATCTACCTGATGGGGGCCATTTGTCTCATGGCTATTTCACCGAAAACCGTAAAATATCAGCTGTTGCTATATATTTTGAGTCGTTTCCATATAGGCTTGACCAGACTACTGGTTTAATCGATTATGATGCCTTAGAACAAAATGCCCTTATATATCGCCCAAAGGTAATTGTATCAGGCCCAACGTCATATTGCCGATTGATTGATTATAAAAGGTTGAAGAAAATTGCCGATAAATGTAATGCATATCTTATGGTAGATATGTCACATATATCTGGCCTTGTAGCAGGAGGCGTAATACCCTCCCCATTTGACTACGCTGATATCGTTACTACCACAACTCATAAATCGTTAAGGGGACCTCGTGGAGCaatgatattttatagAAGGGGTGCAAGAAGttggaataaaaaaactaacGAACCCATATATTATGATCTGGAAAAtccaataaatttttcagtttTCCCGGGACATCAAGGTGGCCCTCACAATCATACAATTGCAGCTATTGCAACTGCCTTAAAACAAGCTGCCACACCACAATTCCAAGAATACCAACGTCAAGTTCTAATAAATGCCAAAGCTCTAGAAtctgaatttaaaaaatgggGCTATAATTTAGTTTCTAATGGGACCGATTCCCATATGATGCTTTTAAATGTTAGAGATAAGGGCACAGATGGTGCCAGAGTAGAGTATGTTTGTGAAAAAATTGCTATTGTTCTCAATAAAAATGCTATTCCTGGTGATAAGTCGGCATTACTTCCCGGAGGTGCCCGTATTGGTACTCCTGCTATGACATCAAGGGGTATGGATGAGGCAGCGTTTTGCAAAATTGTTCAATATATAGATAAAGCCATTAATTTTGCTGTAAATGTCCAACGCTCTCTACCACctgaattatttagatTAAGAGATTTTAAATCCGCAGTAAATGCAAGATTAGAGGAACTACTGCCactaaaaaaagaaatccAAGAATGGGCTATGCAGTATCCACTACCAGTTTAG
- the MNL2 gene encoding putative mannosidase MNL2 (similar to Saccharomyces cerevisiae YLR057W; ancestral locus Anc_8.39), giving the protein MIILKRNLRGIIRKIQSVLLLVVTISLLFYYTFQNEINMLNSYAENEYVPSINTVISSDNTADSLVNPPGFNNNKNHNNQNENINGLPRPFGDKNKIHDSSSDNPINNNNPNNNIPPKDPSKDLSDPAVLKVKNKYFPLLLPNISVAFDFETKAQKLNNEAHLAPPPQAQAVRENHPVLYEVSLPSSFNILENENENLIQATYFEDGGKQQIDMLADIKAIFLKSWNQENIYARAKSRLEVDWPITLIESLDTLFILDNQEEFVKAVDLIGEINFSIPPEHYKVADIADMSRRVLGGLLSSYELSQNTILLEKAKQLASFLLRAFDTPNRMPILHFFWQSTLKNRFPYQNSNLGQLNSMSLEFTRLAQLTGQSKYFDAIYRIYKIMADSSKEFDIDYLFPINIDATGCQLFSSEEISLGDHVRDSQVMKSINEDLKFVQCHQTGKFKIGKDDKLDGKETFSMDRDTISIYDTLAKLRHLLNNHDLLQLSESSLKASQPGEETINVKEDSKTSDNNEDEKELEKTKKIKQPWVTSKQLFVSALESVRELMFYTPMTPLYDNLTFISSLDTRSWFIPTTNEMSIDVSPHYDMNIESCSLASTFAFGSKVFNISEYIKIAENLTISCIKYNSLFSGILPKHSYYDPCLDGSSCMFDSVSKINNIKQGYYLRNEMDSSDSVIKVSQNLNKHPILEKENDNNMITKVLNFKSHSKKSILQMPPGFINENGEWSDNPEQPLWINQLDSSLLLSPYTIQSIFYMYRITGEKKWRSLGKSLFNMIIARLQKEGEGAKQTWVIKEVDNNGPAIIPSYWFSQTLKYYLLLFGNGLDYTLDKYVFTTNGHLIKRTNTIQGTTI; this is encoded by the coding sequence atgattatcCTAAAACGAAATCTTCGAGGTATTATAAGGAAAATACAGTCTGTTCTTTTACTAGTGGTAactatttctttattattctaTTATACCTTCCAAAATGAGATAAATATGTTGAATTCTTATGCTGAGAACGAATATGTTCCATCTATTAATACAGTAATCTCTTCAGATAATACCGCGGATTCTTTAGTGAACCCTCCtggatttaataataataaaaatcataataaccagaatgaaaatattaatggcTTACCAAGGCCCTTTGGtgataaaaacaaaattcaTGATTCTTCTTCCGACAATcctatcaataataataaccctaataataatattcccCCTAAAGATCCGAGTAAAGATTTATCTGACCCAGCAGTATTAAAagtcaaaaataaatattttccacTATTACTCCCTAATATTTCTGTTGCATTTGATTTCGAAACTAAAgctcaaaaattaaataatgaagcTCATTTAGCACCACCTCCACAAGCGCAAGCGGTAAGAGAAAATCATCCAGTATTGTATGAAGTTTCATTACCCTCatctttcaatatattagaaaacgaaaatgaaaatttaattcaagcTACATATTTTGAAGATGGTGGTAAACAACAAATTGATATGCTGGCAGATATTAAAgctatatttttgaaatcatggaatcaagaaaatatatatgcaAGAGCAAAAAGTAGGTTAGAAGTGGATTGGCCAATTACTTTGATTGAATCACTAGATACACTATTTATTCTTGATAACCAGGAAGAATTTGTTAAGGCTGTGGATCTAATCGGGGAGATTAACTTTAGTATTCCTCCGGAACATTACAAAGTAGCAGATATTGCAGATATGTCAAGGAGAGTTCTTGGGGGTCTATTATCAAGTTATGAATTGTCTCAGAATACCATTTTATTAGAGAAGGCAAAGCAGCTAgcatcttttttattacgCGCTTTTGATACTCCAAATAGAATGCctattcttcattttttttggcaatcaactttaaaaaatagatttccatatcaaaattcaaatttaggGCAGTTAAATTCCATGTCTTTAGAATTTACAAGATTAGCTCAACTTACGGGTCAAAGCAAATATTTCGATGCAATTTATAGAATTTATAAGATAATGGCAGATTCATCAAAAGAATTCGATATCGATTATTTGTTTCCAATTAACATTGATGCTACCGGTTGTCAACTATTTAGTTCAGAGGAGATATCATTAGGTGACCATGTTCGTGATTCTCAAGTAATGAAAAGTATTAATGAAGACTTAAAGTTCGTTCAATGTCATCAAACAggtaaattcaaaattggTAAAGACGATAAACTAGACGGCAAGGAAACGTTTTCAATGGATAGGGATACTATATCAATATATGATACTTTAGCGAAATTAAGACATTTATTGAACAACCACGATCTATTACAACTTTCAGAAAGCTCTTTAAAAGCTTCACAACCCGGTGAAGAAACAATAAATGTAAAAGAAGATTCAAAAACtagtgataataatgaagatgaaaaagaattagaaaagacCAAAAAGATTAAGCAACCCTGGGTAACTTCCAAACAATTGTTTGTATCAGCTCTAGAGTCGGTTAGAGAATTAATGTTTTACACCCCAATGACTCCTCTATATGATAACCTGACCTTTATATCTTCACTCGATACAAGATCTTGGTTTATCCCAACTACAAATGAAATGTCCATTGACGTCAGCCCACATTACGATATGAATATTGAATCATGTTCTTTGGCATCTACATTCGCATTTGGATCTAaagtttttaatatatcagAATATATTAAGATTGCGGAAAACTTAACTATTAGCTGTATTAAgtataattcattattctCGGGCATACTCCCTAAACATTCATATTATGATCCCTGTCTAGATGGAAGTTCATGTATGTTTGACAGCGTATCGaagataaataatattaagcaaggttattatttaagaaatgaAATGGATAGCTCAGATTCTGTAATTAAGGTTtctcaaaatttaaacaaacatccaattttagaaaaagaaaatgataacaATATGATTACcaaagttttaaatttcaaatctcACAGTAAGAAATCTATTTTACAAATGCCACCTGGctttattaatgaaaatggtgAATGGTCAGATAATCCAGAACAACCACTGTGGATTAATCAGCTTGATTCGAGTTTACTGTTATCACCATATACAATCCAGTCTATTTTCTACATGTATAGAATCACTGGAGAAAAGAAATGGAGAAGTCTAGggaaatcattatttaatatgaTAATAGCGAGGTTACAAAAGGAAGGTGAAGGTGCAAAGCAGACATGGGTTATTAAAGAAgttgataataatggaCCAGCAATTATACCTAGCTATTGGTTTTCACAgactttaaaatattatctattGTTATTCGGTAATGGATTAGACTATACATTAGATAAGTACGTCTTCACTACTAATGGACacttaataaaaagaacaaaCACTATTCAAGGTACCACTATTTAA
- the CAK1 gene encoding cyclin-dependent protein kinase-activating kinase CAK1 (similar to Saccharomyces cerevisiae CAK1 (YFL029C); ancestral locus Anc_8.40), translating to MSLPPNWKALPRKIIYHTKFSTLSEISEESNAYPTNFYMIKSTPKDLALPPHNPDFELNALKKLNKEPRLNVLQLLDYDSEQGEDGEEIHILFLRYDINLAEYLKKHFKNKKAFNAYYQLDKDRINSFPITRMKNIFDINHHALDFFRQLLDGLEYIHKQGIIHRDIKPQNILINSSMGNSITLVICDFGISYDTQCDAQIKQEPLDKKITDVSTGIFKAPELLFGVRNYTEKIDIWSLLILVSQWFQKEATNLNYLPAMIEDGTNSESNGSDIKLVLSIFTKVGIPSGKEWPEVMKHGSADAFVGMFGENGDDSYILNESKEQIENTIIGMMPRLLDLNDELLRKTFIKCFVGMISLESSIRWSCTRILQELDKLL from the coding sequence ATGTCTTTACCTCCAAATTGGAAAGCTTTACCAAGAAAGATAATATATCACACGAAATTCTCAACTTTATCTGAAATATCAGAAGAATCCAATGCTTATCCAACAAATTTTTACATGATTAAATCAACACCAAAGGATTTGGCTCTACCTCCTCATAATCCAgattttgaattgaatgctttgaaaaaactaaataagGAACCAAGATTAAATGTTTTACAGTTATTAGATTATGATTCAGAACAAGGTGAAGATGGGGAAgaaattcatattttatttttgcgATATGATATAAATTTAGCAGAGTATTTGAAGAAgcattttaaaaataaaaaagccTTTAATGcttattatcaattggaTAAAGACAGAATTAATTCTTTCCCGATAAcaagaatgaaaaatattttcgaTATAAATCATCATGCTTTGGATTTTTTTAGACAACTATTAGACGGATTAGAATACATCCATAAACAAGGTATCATCCATCGTGATATCAAACCacaaaatattcttattaattcttctatGGGAAACTCCATAACTTTAGTAATATGTGATTTTGGAATTTCCTATGATACTCAATGTGACGCACAAATAAAGCAAGAGCCATTAGATAAGAAAATAACAGATGTCTCAACTGGTATATTTAAAGCACCAGAGTTATTATTCGGAGTACGAAATTATACTGAAAAAATCGATATTTGGTCATTACTAATATTGGTTTCTCAATGGTTTCAAAAGGAAGCAACtaatctaaattatttaccTGCTATGATTGAAGATGGTACAAATTCAGAGAGCAATGGTAGTGATATCAAATTAGTCTTGTCCATTTTTACCAAAGTAGGCATTCCTTCAGGGAAAGAATGGCCAGAAGTTATGAAACATGGTTCAGCAGATGCATTTGTTGGTATGTTCGGTGAAAATGGTGATGAttcttatatattaaatgaatcaaAAGAACAGATAGAAAACACTATAATCGGAATGATGCCAAGATTGTTAGATCTTAACGATGAACTGCTAAGGAAAACATTTATAAAATGTTTTGTTGGAATGATATCCTTAGAATCATCAATAAGATGGTCTTGTACAAGAATTTTGCAAGAATTAGATAAACTTTTATAA